From Quercus robur chromosome 8, dhQueRobu3.1, whole genome shotgun sequence:
GAGGGGAAGGTAGGAGGAGGATGGGGAAAAGGTTAAGGAAATATCGATGTACTAGACATAGGGGAAGGGTGCTACTAGAGAGCACGGAGAAATTACATGCCCTTGTTCACTACTTGCTTTCACTGAACCTAGCTTTTAgatctttttttctcttgattttttagtttttttatgttttgagaagagagacataaaagagtaacaaaaatacaaatttactcTTGTTTTTAACAGAAGTGGGTAACGGGAGACAAACGGAACTAGtctcaggtgggtaaagtgccaatttttaaattataggtAGGCAAAGTGTTTTCAAGCAAACCACAAGTGAACAAAGTGTCATTTcccctatttattttttatttatttcttaatttaaaaaaataagttaataaaaattagaaaaacaaaaaaaaaaaaaaaaccaaaaatttaattagggGAACAACGTCGCTCACTCCCCACATTTGAAGAACCAAAATTCTAACCCCACCCACTTGATAACTGAGAGACTGAGTGTCcgtttgggatccgcttattctgctgaaactgaaaaatttttgttgaaaatactgtagataaaagtaaaagttaattgaaatagtacagtgacaCCTATGAATAGTGTCAAAAAGCACagtaagacccatgaatagtagcaaaaataagctgaatagtaaaataagttggcaaaaataatttttgccaaacgcacacaaagagggagaaagagggGGAAAGAGAGATCAAggtggagaaagagagagagatcgagacaATGTAAGTATGGTTTTTTGGAGTTGAAATATTATCTGGGTTTGTTTTGAATGTCCAAAACATTTACTAGTTTGGGTTTTTTGGCCTAAtttgtgattgtgtttgtgtAATTTTTGTTCTAATGCTTGATTTGACCAATTTTGCCATCTACGTATTTCGTTTTTATGGCCCTTTGTTTATAAAgattaaaactttctttaatgGGGCTTTGAATTTTGTTGGTGGTGTTGTGTGACAGAGATGGCTTTTGGTGTTTTGCATTTATCAATGCTTTTTTTACAGATCATGTGATTCATTGGTAAAAGTTGTGGATTTAGGTGGGTGAGGTTAGAATTTGGGTTCTTCAGATGTGAGGAGCCTAATTaaatttctaggttttttttaattaacgttttttaattttttatttttgagttaagaaataaatgaaaaataaatattaaataaagtgCAAAATGCCACGGTGAATTAACAGCAATATTGGATAGATTGTTAATAGATGACAAATTGAAGATTATTGAAACTTAGatgactgaaatgacaaaatgcaAATTTAAAGGATTGAAATAAAAGTGATGAAACTTAGAGAGTGAGTTTTATATTATGGCCTTGATTTTATCTTATTGAGCTCAGGACCTAGTAATTGGGCTGAATTTCAAGTTGAGTTAGGCTTTGGAGTGAGATTATATTGACATAGTTACACCCAATTAAGTCTAgacctctattaaaaaaaatttataattacaaTAGAGAGAGGAGATTACAATCTCGATATTTTCAATAAGACTCTTGACAACTTATACTCTATTTTACATGTAAAGTTgtgttattaacttattatttggAGGTTGCTAAGGCCAAATTTTATGTTTCCTTTTGACCAACTTAAGTTTTCTTCTTAACCATATTTTTCAATGCTATTGCTACCAAGTATCAAATACAGGAAAACTCGAAAAgcactctttaaaaaaaaaaaaaaaaatacccaaacaAACATAGTAGTAAATTAAGAACCCCAAATTTCTATGGAATGTATTTGTCCAAACAAACATCTTTGGCTTCTATAAGTTCAGAGcaaatgagagagaaatttcATGTCTCCTTTTGCCTTGAATAGCATTATGTGGCTCTTCTTTAtccctaaataaataaagaaccaTTAATTGAATCACCTGCAGCCATATCTATGATCATGGGTAAAGtaaaattataactaaatacttagaaaagaaaaggaaaaaggaaaataacacacacacacacactctctctctctctctctctctctctctctatatatatatgtatgtatatgtgtacACTAAATGCCATTGGCCAATTTCCCATAGTAGGTAATGAagttataagtaataaaatataaattgtataTCACAAATAGAGTACTAGTGGCTATATTTTACTCACACCAAGTGAAAatctttaattatatttttttataagtacctttaattaaatttttttttttttttttaagaatactaagtattttaacatacacacacaggaaaagaagagaaggtcttaaagaaaCCTACAGTGATGTATATCCAAAAAGCCTAACTCTTAAATACTTGGATGAACTAAATAACTCTGCTAAAATTTGGGGaggtttcaaattaaaaccaaattataAAAAGGTTAAtctaaaatcatatttgaatcATTTTGGCGGCAATGATAAGTCATTGTTAATGAAAGTAATTGAATTTGTATAAGCTATGACCAAAATGTGTATACCACAAAGAGTCATTCCATGTAAAACTAATGACATTTAGTATATTATACGAAATTTGTGAAATTATATACTAATCAAACATTTAATTATGATCACCTAAACATTCATGATAATTTTCACAGTCTTGATGGTGTATGTTCCTCCAATGTTGAAGATATTTATCATGTTGATTTAGTACATTCTTAATAAAACTTTCGAAGTTTCCCCTAAATAagatatcatatactatataattaGAATTCTATTATACAAGTTTGTGTTTGCACTAACtggacactttttttttctttttttctttttgcattttttctCCTTATATAATGCGGCACACTATAAGTATGTGAAATAACTAACGACTCTAagtaaaaaactattttagaaatttcaaaaagtttaaGAAATATTGCTCCTATAAACATTATACTAccaaaaattctagaaatttaaaagaagttttattatttattttatattatttttataacttatcatgatttttttaataataaagttttttttttcttacacacACGTATATATGGTTTTTTATTATATGCTAAGTAAAACTAATTAGAAATTAtagttttaactaaaaatagaaaacatacCAACACTACCCAAATTCTGATTAAATTTTACTCTTCTTTAAAcaaattaatgttttttaaaaaaaataaattctttgatttgaatttttttattgatttaaaattatcttatatatattcTCTCATACATCATACGAATTAATGactaattaaaccaatattgtaaaagaaaataaggtaaGTCATAGTCTATGCTCACAAGGTAGTATTGTGAATATGATTTTACCTTTTACATCTGAAactggttttatttttgttacatcTGGCACTGAGTTGGTTCATTTGTAATTTTAGGTGGCCAATGATTTaataagggaagagaaatggCAGAAAGTGCAATCAACCTAGCTAAAGACTATTTGGCCCCGTTGTTAGTCCAAGAAGCAAAATTGCTGGTGGGAATCCACAACAAAGTTGAGAGCATCCAAAGTGAATTGGAGTTCATCCAGTCTTTCCTCAAGGATGCAGATTTAAAAGCGGAGAAGGGAGACACTAGCAGTGTTACACAAACATGGGTAAAAAATGTAAGGGAAACAGCTTATCACATAGAAGATGTAATTGATGAATACCTATTTCATTTTGCAAAATATCCTCAAACGCAAAGACGAGTTTATCGTATACCCTTGAAGATTTTTCAATGTGTTGCCAACTTGAAACCAAGACATGTGATTACCTCTAAGATTCAAGATATCAATGACGAGCTCAAGGCACTCCGAGAGAGAGGTGAAAGATTTGGCTTCAATAATTTGGAGCAAGGAGGATTGAGCAATGATGCTAGACAGCCAAGATGTGATTTATGGAATGACCCTCGAGAGGCATCCCTTTTCATTGCTGACGATGAGCTTGTGGGCATTGAGGGTCCCAAAGACAAATTGATAAAGTTGTTGGTAAACGGACCATCTAATCTCATGGTGATTTCAGTGGTTGGCATTGGTGGGCTTGGTAAGACCACTCTTGTCAAGAAAGTGTATGAAAATGAGCAAGTGACGCTGCCCTTTCATTGTAGTGCTTGGATCACTGTGTCTCAATCATACAAGATGGAGGAGATATTGAGGAAAATGATAAAGGATTTCTACAAGGCAAGGAAGGGGATTCCCCCTAGGGAGATTGACACAATGGAAAGAACAATGTTAATTCAAGAATTGAGGCAATTTTTACTTGAATTGAGGTATGTAGTAGTTTTTGACGATGTATGGGATATGAGCTTTTGGCGTATTGTACAACTTGCTTTACCGGACAAGAACAAAGGCAGTAGAATAGTAATAACAACTCGAGATGAGAGTGTTGTTCCGTCTGACAAACAATCTCCATTTTATCATGTGTACAAATTGTCACATCTATCATTAGAAAAAGCTCAAGAACTTTTTTGCAAGAAGGTCTTCCAATGTGAAGGGAGGATTTGTCCCCGTGAATTAAATGAATCATCAAATAGCATAATCAAGAGGTGCGGTGGGCTGCCACTTGCAATTGTGACTATAGGCGGTCTTTTgtcaacaaaacaaaaggttGAGTCTGAGTGGATCAAATTTCTTGATAGCCTAACTTCAGAGTTAGAAAGTAATCCCCAACTCCAAGATATCACCAAAATCCTATCTCTTAGCTATATTGATCTACCTTACAACCTCAAAGCttgtttcttatattttggCATGTTTCCAGAGGATTACTTCATTAATAGTGCAAAACTAATTCGACTTTGGATAGCTGAGGGTTTTGTAAAAGAAATGTCAGGGAAAACATTGGAGGACATTGCACAAGACTATTTGAACCAACTTATTCATAGATGCCTGGTTCAAGTGGCAAGGATTGATTTTAATGGCAGAACTAGAAGTTGTCGAGTCCATGATATGTTGCATGGGTTCATTCTTACTAAGTCAAAGGAGTTGAGTTTTCATTGGGTCTCAATACAGAATTGCTTAAGGGTAGAGAGAATTGCTCGACGCCTCTCAATTCAAACCAATGTAAATACCCCTTTGCAAAGTATTACTAGTTCCCAAACTCGTTCTATTCTCATTTTGGGGTTAGATGAAGTGCCCAATTCTTTTCTAATgacttgtttttcaaatttcaagctTATGAAAGTAATGGATTTTGAAGGTGCTCCTATTGATTGTATTCCTAAAGAAATGGGAAGCCTATTCCATCTAAGATATTTAAGcctaagaaaaacaaaagtgcAAATGCTTCCAAAGTCCATAGGAAAATTGCTCAACCTAGAAACGTTGGATTTGAAACGTTCCCTTGTGTCTGAGCTTCCAGCGGAGATTAGTGGGCTTCTTAAGCTACGATATCTTGCGGCCTACAATTATAACGGAGATACTAAATACAATATAGATTCTCGATGTGGGATAAAGATACCAAATGGCATTAGGCATTTAGAGTCCTTACAGAAGCTTTATGACATTGAAGCCACGAGCGCTACCCTTATAACAGAATTGGGAAGTTTGTCACAGTTGAGGAAGTTGTCGATATCTAAATTGAAGAAAGAGAATGGGATGGATTTGTGCACTGCGATACAGAAAATGAGCCACCTTCGGTCATTGGAAATTAAAGCAACAAGTGAGGAAGAAGTTCTTAATTTGCAATCGCTGCCTTCTCCTCCTCTCCTCCTACAAACTCTTGGCCTATATGGGCGACTAGAAAAGTTGCCAGAATGGATTCCCAAACTCAAGAGTATATTGAGAATTGATTTAAGCTGGTCAAAATTAATGGAAGATCCATTAAAGGTCCTTCAAGCTCTGCCTAATTTGATGAGTTTTTCGCTTCACGATGGATACGGAGGTGAGCAATTACATATTAAGGGAAGAAGCTTCCAGAAACTCAAGAGTCTAAGGTTTCTAAATTTGGGAGGATTGAATAGGCTGATAATAGATGAAGGTGCCCTGCCTTTTCTTGAAAACCTTGTAATTAGAGAATGCCCACAGCTGAAGGAGGTGCCCTCTGGCATCCACCATCTGAAAAGCCTCAAAGAACTGGAATTTCTTGATATGCCGACCGAATTCGTTCTTAGTCTGCAACCAGATGAAGGCCCTGATTTTGGGAAAGTGATGCATATTCCCTCTGTCACTTTCTTGTATAGGACTCATGGAGACAACTACATTTGGTACACACTTGGTCATTTAGCATTGTTAAAGCATCTGCGAAGTTGATTCATGGAGGACCGAAGTGCCCACACACCACTTTCAGGAAATTACAGGTACGTCCCCACCcacttatttattattagactATTACATTTACTGTAAATTACCAAAAGTCTTTCACACATACAATTACAGACACCATATTTCATAAGCCACTACTCCATTTTGTTAACCAACTTCAACCCAGAAAATGATCATAAACATTGTTTCCGGTTGGAAacatattgaaaatttaatggTTCCCCTTCCCTGTTTTTTCCTCTTGCTTCTAACAAATAAATTGCTTCTATTATGACAATTAGCTTGAAACTAATCAAGAATTTTATAGATATCACTGTGAGTAGCATGAAGCAATAATTGGACAACAAGCATtgttcaaattctaatttataGACAACTCTTTTACTAATGTTAGTATACATTATCAAGTTTGTTTATTGTGGACAGGAAAGATGATTGAGTGCTTAAGTTTTAGTTGCCTATGAATTATAGTTGGTAAGCCTGAATTTCCTCCTTTCACATGTTATAGACCTTTTTCTTTGTTgcatttttattacatttaactttttatttatattgctCTTGTTAATACTGTAGGCTTAGCTTCAAATGCCAATGTTTCAAGGATTTTCATGAGCCAGATCAAACAAGATACTGTTGTTTTCTCAACCAACCAAAACATAAGTAGTTGTTTCTCCCATTCATTGTTGCCTTTGTCATTATATTGTTGTAATGTGTTATTGTTTCTGTATCAAGGATTGTTATAATTTGTAATCTTTTCTGTATCAAACTTATGCTACACAAAAGAGTGATGTTTTAGTTGAATTGTATTTGTTGTCTTTAGAATGGTTTAAGTGTTTCATTGGTATGACCGCATGTAATGGCTTTGatataataactaaaaattctatataatgACATTTACTTATAATTTGTGAAAGAGTAACTAGATGtatatgttttctttctttattcatcaaaaataaataaatagaaactgTATCGAACAGGCTTCTTGTTCTGATTATGGAGTGTCCTCAACTATTTCTATAGACTAAGATGTTGTGTATGGTGTGGTGCTGCCATTTTGGCTTTGAGTAATTTTCTGTGCTGCTGTAGTGTTGTTCCCAAGTTTGTTGcagattttgttttgatgtatGTTAGGTGTTATTAATTTGATGTATAAATTCAGCTtttgctgcttctttttgaaCTTCTTgtatggttttttttgtttcaagaaATTTTACTTATTCatctgaaggaaaaaaaaaaaactagatatttttttacaatatgcAACATTCATTCATATTGATAAAAATGAAGTCCACTTCtaaacaacaaaattgaaaaaggtTCAATTAGTATTAAACATTATGAATTTAGTTACTGATGAGTGTCTCCCACAAAAGATTTTGACATCTTAAATCCTGATTTTTGGTAGGAATCCTAACTTGGAGGTTAGACTATATTTCCCCTAAAAGACTTTGTTGTCCAGAATTTTCTGAACGAAACCTCTTGTACTCACACTGTGATCTTGTTTCAGAAAATTTAACtcattcataaataataataattgaactagaattttttttgccttaTTCACAGTGTGATCTTGTTATGATGTTAGAATTATGAGCCTCTTCCATTTGATATCAGTAAAGGAACTTTATGAAATCTAATAATGTAAGATTAGTTTTGATTAATTTAGCTAATAAAGAACTTAGTTTAAAAAGTCTATAGTTAGTTTAAAAAGTCTATAGCAAGTTGAAACTCATTGGCAGAAGTTTATTAGTATATTCACTCCTAGTAACCAATCGGTTTTGTCCATAGCTACCAACAATGTGTAAGCATTCCCCCTAACATTAGAGCACTGTCCAATAATCTGCTatgaataaaagataaaagctTTCACACACTTTCTCAAGGAAAATGCAATTTACAAAGGTGCCCTGATGGGCTTGTAGGAGATCAATAGGGAGTAGTTCCAGGCTTCCAACTTCAGGTTTTTCTATTAGTGAACATCAAATTTGTAAAGTTATTAAGGATAATCACAATTACAGAAAAGACATTTGCTTATAATTTGTGAAAGAGTAAATCGTATGTATATACTTTCTATATCATCCAAAGAAGAAATTAGAAAACTGTTATGAACAGGATTATTTTTTCGAATTGGGAAATGTCCTCAACTATCTTTAAAGACTAAAATGGCATACCAATGTGGTGTTGTCTTTTCTGTTTTGAGTAGTTTTCTCTGTTGCTGCCTAGTTTGTTGCAGGTTTAGCTTTGATGTTTGGTAGGTATTGTTAGTTTGCTCTGTTGATTCAGCTTGTGCTGCTTATTTTGAACCTCTTGTACTGTGAgttgtttcaaaaaaattatctcattcatctcaaaaaacaaacaagaaattttttaccatatattccattcataatgaCAAAAACGTTAGTCCacttcaaattaataaactGAACATAAATTCAATTAGTATAAATCACTATGGATTCAGTTAATGATGAGTGTCTCCATAAAAGAGCTTTAAAATCGGAGACGTTTTCGCAAGGAAATCCTAACCTTACATTGGCGAGGTTTATAAACTATATCTTCcttgtttctttctcaaaagtTGTCAATGTGTGAGTTCATAAATTAACTTGTCATTGCCTCTAAAGGGTATTACATGAAATTTGTCTGTTGTCCTTACCAAATATGTGAAACATAAAGTAGTTCTGCTAAAAATTTACTTATCGCAGTGAACATCTTAACGGCTGACAGTTTCTATGCAAGTATTTACCAAATGATTTTGGATGTTTTCCTTTGTTCTCTTAGCCATGAAAGTGTAAATGCTACTGGATTGCAGGGTATCATAGAATATATATTGCATTATTATAGTATTAAGACACAATGTGATTTTCTTACAAAGTCAATTCAACATTAACAATAATGTAAGAAATTCGCATGTGAGTATATTCTTATAGTAAAAATTAGGAGAATTATGAATATAAAATCATTGTGCAATTGGTTTTATCCCCATTTTAAATAGAGAGCTACTGAGCTTGGAGTGGGTCACTGATGGGTCCCGATTTGGGAGCCAATGCAGAGAGGTTCAATTCAACTCAACTATTTATagtgcaaaataaaaattcagaaaaaGGAAATTGTATATCAATAACTAACTCAGATAGCCATTTACACAATGATAACTAAAAATATGACGAACTCCACTATTTCTAATTCTTGACCAATCACATGCAACATGTGTCAAACTGATTGTTTTTAATCTCACGTGATGCACACGTGAAACCCTTTAAGTCTTGCGACACCGTTTCATAAAACACATGTACTCCCTAAAGATGAATGACACCGtttccaacccaaaaaaaaaaaacattttacttCATGcctctataaaaaataaaaatttaaaaagttgtatgGTCAGGAAAATTCGAAATCAAAgattttttaatctaaatttgAAAAGGAGAATTTCAAGTGAAATTGAGagaattcatttttattttatgaattttataatgTATCAAGtgctatgttattttgaatttgtataGTCTTGAATacatttttagatttataatatttaatttggaaaattataCAATACTCTGATAGTACgataaaaattgtataattactcattaaatttgaaacataaaattaatctatttcaAATTAATGGACTTACTTGGGTAGGATAAGGTTAATAGACCAATAAGAAGAAGGTGAGGCATTGGTCTTTACTCATTTTACTTGGCTAAACCCAGAAACCTTGCTTGCATATGGACATTGAAAATTTCCTGTCCACAAACAATGATCCCTTTTCTTAACTTTTAAGTTTGGGCTTCTTTGGAGGGTCCTATTTCCGATGGCTGTGTAGTCTATATGGTTGAATCGCATTGTATATAGATCGGACTCTATTAATAGTCATGTGCATGAACAACTTCGTCTAGTCTTGTGAAAGACAATTTTCTATCAAACACAATGGCCTATAAATTGTGAAAGcgaaattatattttctatctcCACATGGGTTGAATTACTATTAAACTCAGTGGATATAATAAATGAAGAGTGAATGACctattttgaattgtttttgaatttttttgagatagttatGACATTCTTCTAACCCGCAGTTTAATAGTACAATCAGGTATAAAGATTTGGATCCTATTTCTCcttataaaagaaaacaagatatATACTAAGCTACAAGTCTCTTGGAAATGaacaaattatttgaatttatctttattttgtactttttagaatattattcTTTGTCAATATGCAAACTTTGATGGAGTTAAGGGAAAAACAATGgagagatagaaaataaaaagccttTGTCAATACTTTGGAAGTTTTGCATAAAGTTGCATCACTTTGACTTTGATGGTTTGCACGCACAAACAgacaacaaataaattaaagatagGAATAGGacactaaaataaacaaaagagaaGCGTAATGGAACAAACTCAATATTATTTGTTGGAAAAAGAAGTTAAGAAGACTCACATTAATTATTTCCATTTGATTAGAAGATGATTTTATTTAGGGGGAAAATTGATGAGAATATCAATTGATTAGAAGATGAAAGAAATTCACATGTGAGTACATTCTCATAGTAAAAAATAGGAGAATTATGAATATAAAACAACTGTGCCATTGGTTTAATCCCCATGTGAAAGAGAGAGCAACTGAGCTTGGAGTGAGTCACTGATGCAGAGAGGTTGGTACCAATGGTACCTCCACGGGGCAGGCTAGAATTCTGATGGTGTTGACAACGGAAGGACCTCACATGTGTTGTCGGCAAGCAAAGACAGTTCTTCCACCTTACACTTTGCCTTAGCTCCCTTGTGAATTTTGTGACACAAGTAAATGAGAGTGCTTTAAATCAACCAAACTAAATTCTGCTCTCTTTATCATCCAATCCATCTGCTTTAGGTTGATCTTTGGAGGCCCTTTCTCCAcattttcattcatattttgtCTGTTGCAACcttgagaaaaatataagaCAAAACAAATGAACAATTACAAAATCTGTTGAATATGAattcctatattacatttatatgGCATGTCACAAGCTACAATTTTCAATAGTATCACAGATAGAACTTATCCCAATGACAGAaataggcaaaaaaataaataataaataaaagaaattctaGTTTAGGAGCATTGAACATAGCAAATGTTTAGAGTAACTAGCTTACCTGAAAATTAAAAGTTCCGAGGAAGGAAACAGACTCCTATAATGATTTCTTCTCtcccacaaaagaaaaatggaaaattccACATTAGAAATAtggaacaaaatttgacaacatTGTATGCTAAGGTTCTTAGATACTATAGCTTGAAAAGAGAGTCTTATGTCTCTGGTAGTAGAGGCTCTTGTGGATGATGTATCTGGTTTCCAGATCTGAACAAAACAATTGAGGACATTCCCCAATCCGTACAAAGAACGTTATTAGTACCAGTTATctaatttgttatatatataaatcgatcattctttcattttctcctcTTGTAACTATAAGGCATCTCACTTTCCTTATCCTTAAAGAATTAATTAATCCACTTGACCAGTTACCTCCACCACAACCATCACCATGACCATCGCCACTGAAATCCTTTTGAAATTTCAGTTTAACCATTATATGCCATTTGAAATATCGAATCTCACAGAATTTCAGAAAGAATGCACAAGTGAACATGCATTTATATGTATCAACAAATGAAAATGTATGTAACCACCCCATACCATAAACCCATAAAAAGGATTACACAAAAAAGGAAATACAATGCTTTGATTAAGCAATTGGCGACAGACGTTGGATACCAAGGACAGACCAAATTATGACTTGGTTCCTAAAACTAATCCAACTTCAAAAAGAACTCAGCTGGCATTTATTAAACTGAACAGAGCAATACAACTACCATTTGATGAATCCCACAAAGGATCCTTGAAGCAACATTTATACCAAggagccaagaaaaatacctaTTACGAGTACCAAGACTCCATTTTAGCAAATAAAAAAGCAGTAAAGGAGACAACTTTGAAATTTCAACTGTATGAATTCAGAGCAACCAATGATACAGGGTATTGCTATGCCACTGCAGACAAGCTACTCACACCCACCAATGACATAAGGCAGGCAGTTCTGGGTCTGGCTAGCCAAAGCGATTCCTTTAATATTAAATGTAGTTTGACTAATGATCGATACACGGAAATAGCTATTACTGGGAATGTGAGTAATTGTTGGAGCCATGCGTGTAAAAGTTTGAGTTTGCTCAGCAGCGCATCTTGCATTCTGCAGAAGAAACcagagagacagagaagaaggttttaacccaaaaaaagagcAATATCAAGAATCCATAGAATCCCTTGTTTCCTACCCTCAATTTGCAAGCATCAATGaagaaaacaaatacaaattgaAT
This genomic window contains:
- the LOC126694253 gene encoding disease resistance protein RPM1-like isoform X11 — encoded protein: MAESAINLAKDYLAPLLVQEAKLLVGIHNKVESIQSELEFIQSFLKDADLKAEKGDTSSVTQTWVKNVRETAYHIEDVIDEYLFHFAKYPQTQRRVYRIPLKIFQCVANLKPRHVITSKIQDINDELKALRERGERFGFNNLEQGGLSNDARQPRCDLWNDPREASLFIADDELVGIEGPKDKLIKLLVNGPSNLMVISVVGIGGLGKTTLVKKVYENEQVTLPFHCSAWITVSQSYKMEEILRKMIKDFYKARKGIPPREIDTMERTMLIQELRQFLLELRYVVVFDDVWDMSFWRIVQLALPDKNKGSRIVITTRDESVVPSDKQSPFYHVYKLSHLSLEKAQELFCKKVFQCEGRICPRELNESSNSIIKRCGGLPLAIVTIGGLLSTKQKVESEWIKFLDSLTSELESNPQLQDITKILSLSYIDLPYNLKACFLYFGMFPEDYFINSAKLIRLWIAEGFVKEMSGKTLEDIAQDYLNQLIHRCLVQVARIDFNGRTRSCRVHDMLHGFILTKSKELSFHWVSIQNCLRVERIARRLSIQTNVNTPLQSITSSQTRSILILGLDEVPNSFLMTCFSNFKLMKVMDFEGAPIDCIPKEVGSLFHLRYLSLRDTEVQMLPKSIGKLLNLETLDLKRSLVSELPAEISGLLKLRYLVAYNYNGDTKYNIDSRCGIKIPNGIRHLESLQKLFYIEATSATLITELGSLTQLRKLAIYKLKKENGMDLCTAIQKMSHLRSLEILSTSEEEILNLQSLPSPPLLQTLILGGRLEKLPEWIPKLKSIVRIVLTWSKLMEDPLKVLQPLPNLMSLTLCDGYGGEQLHIEGRSFQKLKHLWLDNLGGLNRLIIDEGALPLLEKLEIGECPQLKKVPSGIHHLKSLKTLEFREMPTEFVLSLQPDEGPDFGKVKNIPCVEFWYRTQGEHYDGYYLGDSELLERLKH